The sequence TAACAAGCTTCTAATGTACTGTTAATCCAGGCTCTCTTTCCACGGATCCTCCCTTTTCATGCTTTGATTTTGATGTAACAGTTGCTGGATTCACTGAGGCAGGGCCGGTGAATTTTTACTGATCGTCTTTGTACAAGACGCATAACGCAATCCGACCCCAGCCCGATCCcgagataaaagaaaagaaaagaagaagcaataaaGCTTTTCTATAATTTAGAAGAAGCTTGGAGCAACGAAAAAGATGCAAGGGAGTGCTGCGTATTAGATGGTGTATTAATGAATCTCTGTCTGGCAAGATGGTCCACGATGTATTTTGCTTCTCTCTTAGAAAAATGAGGAAAGCAAACAAGCAAAAAGCTCAACTGTAAGTCGTCTGATCTCGTTGAGAATACCCTGTATTTCGAAGGTGCAGAATCCAGATTGTTGAGCCAGCAGTTGCGTTCATAGTCATGGCTTAGCGAGGACAATCTGGGTTTATTTCAAAGCAGCTCGTTTAATAAAACTTtgtttaaacaattttttttatagaaaaactaaaatgatgttattttagataaaagtaaaaataaattcttaaagttAATTTTGCTATAGAAACAGATTAACTTTTAATCCAATTTGAAggcaatttcaattttgtttataGATGAATCACTAAATTAACTCGTTaaccatttataatttaataattacagGTGGGTTTTcctcaaaggttttttttttattaatttaatagttttttttataatttttttttaaaagcaattctcattaattttatattccttGGATTCACAAGGCATACAGGCTAAAAACACAATCTTGGGTGCctctttcattaattaaatgttaagaAAGATGATAATATTAGTTACGAAATTATAATtctgaaaataacaataaaattaaatctagcGGTGTCAAATTCCCAGAGAGTAAACAaagaactctctctctctctctctctctgtagcTAAcactttaaatgaaaatttaacatttttatcaaaataacaaaaaaaataaaaaataaaataaaaaaagctacaaaaaataataataagatccCACTCGCAGTCGCAGAGCAGAGCAGTCAGTGTATCAGTCACTCGCAGTTTCTCAcacctccaaaaaaaaatccaaaaagaaaaaggaaaaaccctAAATGGCTCGGAAACGCCTGATCGAAGAGCCCCCACCCGCTGTTTCATCTtccgaagaagaagaaaccgatgaaaaagaagaagaacctcAAAACGGCACCGTCAAAACTCAGCAAAACGCTGCCGGTGAGAAATCAAAAGATGACGATGATGGAAATGAAGACGACGACGAAgacaaagaagatgatgatgaagaagtgGAGAAAAAGAAACCCGAACTGTCTTCCAAACCTTCAAAGCCAAACTCGGAGTTCGACTCGGACGCTGACTCAGAAGACACCGAGTCAACTCAACCACCGTCGCCATCTCTTTCTGGTTTCACTATCAAGCCCATCTCGCCGAAGCGCAAACCTGACCCAAAACCAGAGCAGCCCAAGAAGGAGAAGGACGTTGATGACAAGAAAGCAAAGAAGGGAGCCGGACCTGGGACCGGAGGGTCTCAGCGTATATGGAGTGATGAGGATGAGATTGTGATATTGAATGGCATGATTGAGTTacaaaatgaaaagggaaaaaactcTTCTGCAGATACTGGTGATTTTTATGGATTTGTGAAGGAATCACTCTGTTTTAATGCCTCCAATAATCAGTTTGTTAATAAAATCAGGATGTTGAAGAAGAAGTATTTTACTGATGTGGAGAAGAATGAGAGTGGGAAATATGAGACTTTTAGTAAACCGCATGATTTGGAGTGCGTAGagcttgcaaaaaaaatatggggTGCTGGTGGTATTGTCATGGGAAATGAGAGTAATGCTAGTAAAAACAGTGGGAAAAATGTTAGTGGTGGTGGACGAAGGATTATTTTGGCGTTGGCGAAATTGGGGAGTGGGGAAGTGAATGGGAAGGGAAAGGAGGCGAGTGTGAAGAGGGGGAAGAGGGGTTCGAGTGAGGAAGTGAGCGGAGAAGGAAAGCAAGGGAATTTGAAGAAGCAAAAGCGGGTTTTGAGTGAGGAAGGTGATGGGGGAGAGGAGGGGAATGTGAAGAAGGGGAAGAGGGGTTTGAGTGAGGAAGCTGATGGAGAAGGGAAGGGAAAGGATGGGAAAAAGGAGAGGGGGAAGAGGGTTTTGAGCGAGGAAGTCATTGGAGAAAGGAAGGGAAAGGGTGGAAAAAAGGAGAAGCAGGCTGCTAACAATGATCTGAGTGGAGGAGAGGATGCGAATGTGAAGAAGCAAAAGAGGGTCGTGAATGGAGAATGGAAGGAATCAAGTATGAAGATGCAAAAGGCAGTGGAAAATGAGGAAGTGGAGGGAGGTGAGGGGAGTGAGGATTTGTGGGATAAGTATCCGTATTTGCGTTCATCGTTACTGGCTGAAGATTTGCCTGAGGATGTGAAGGAGAGAGCAATGATGATGCTGGGGAAGGTTCCAGAGGAAAAGTTGTTGGAGTTGGAAAGGGAGTGGAGGAGTTTGATGAACGCTAAGTTGGAAGTTTTCATGATGGAAAATGATTTGATTGCAAAACAGATGAAGCTAGCTTTAGATGCTTTAAAGTCTCAAGATTATTAGGATGGTTTTTGCATAGAAAGGAGAACCTATTTTAGGCGGTGGACTAGTTTTGATGGACCttgaaaatgttttgttttgtttctttgggTTATATATGATGGGTTAGATGGAGATGCAGACTGGTCTTTTTGATTCTTCAACATGCatggttttcttttgttaagtTTCATGGAACTTTGGTTTTTGAAGTCGGGCCCTGTTCTCTTTTCAGTTGATATCAATATAACAATAGTCTTTCAGCTTGCATTGCGTTTCTggcaatatattatttttcttagaacgtgttttttttttttcgatgttTCAAGGGAGACATCAATTGTATTTATGAAGGAAATCAAACCCTTACGGTAatgaccataattttttttttttttttttttttttcctttatgaaTTTTGACATTTTATTGTGAAACTCACTTTTAGGACTTGTGACTGAAGGAGTGAATTTGAGGAAGCCTAATTTCTTATTTGAGTCTTCCTCTATCTCTCCAGGacagtttgttttgttttttttttttatttgaacatggATCTTTGAATCTGTGTTTGGTTGCACTGTGCATGCATCTTTGAATCTGTTCTGCTGGGTTTTAGAGAATTGTGGTTGCAAACGAAGTACTCAGTTGCTGAAAAGTCTTCCTCTATGGGGATGACTTGTTAGGAAGCTAAGCAACATGCAACATTGCGTTAAAAAGAAATCTCAAGAAGGGTAAGGCTGCCCCCCCTGTCCTTGCTTGGAAATTGTTTGTGCACTTGTATTAAATTTTGATGTGTATTTGAGGATGCCAGTCCAATTTCTGTTACAAGAGTTAGTGCCTTAGTGGTCGGTAAGAATAATTTGTTTTCTCAAGGTTAAATGATAGTGATAAATGTAAAACAAAGGGTTTAAACCCAATTATGAAGGAAGGAAGGTGGTCTGAGAAATTGAGTAATTTAAATGGGTTGTATTTTGGGCGTGGTTGATTGCAGCgtgataaattctttttataagcATTTATTTGACTACAGCCGTTCAGGACTGCATCTGTGGAGGTCATCTCCGAGTGAAAGGATTGCACTCTTTGCTCCATTTTAAGGTAACGTATGCTGTTGagcaatttatt is a genomic window of Populus alba chromosome 5, ASM523922v2, whole genome shotgun sequence containing:
- the LOC118031536 gene encoding uncharacterized protein — protein: MARKRLIEEPPPAVSSSEEEETDEKEEEPQNGTVKTQQNAAGEKSKDDDDGNEDDDEDKEDDDEEVEKKKPELSSKPSKPNSEFDSDADSEDTESTQPPSPSLSGFTIKPISPKRKPDPKPEQPKKEKDVDDKKAKKGAGPGTGGSQRIWSDEDEIVILNGMIELQNEKGKNSSADTGDFYGFVKESLCFNASNNQFVNKIRMLKKKYFTDVEKNESGKYETFSKPHDLECVELAKKIWGAGGIVMGNESNASKNSGKNVSGGGRRIILALAKLGSGEVNGKGKEASVKRGKRGSSEEVSGEGKQGNLKKQKRVLSEEGDGGEEGNVKKGKRGLSEEADGEGKGKDGKKERGKRVLSEEVIGERKGKGGKKEKQAANNDLSGGEDANVKKQKRVVNGEWKESSMKMQKAVENEEVEGGEGSEDLWDKYPYLRSSLLAEDLPEDVKERAMMMLGKVPEEKLLELEREWRSLMNAKLEVFMMENDLIAKQMKLALDALKSQDY